From Malaya genurostris strain Urasoe2022 chromosome 2, Malgen_1.1, whole genome shotgun sequence:
TGGTGCATCGGATACTGTCGATTTTTTAATGAATTAACCTATGtattttgttagatttcgtgatTGATTTGGTGTTTTAGATAATCATTAATACTGTGTAAAAAATGTATACACTGAAAATATGCCTTTTTATTATATCTTGAGAAATTCAGTACCGATTTTCTCGAGAAGGAATTATCTAAATGTATTCAATTTTTGATATGATGTAACTTAAAACTAATGAGTTTTATTGCACTATGAGTAAAGATGGGAGATAATAGACGGAAAAGTTCTTTCGCAAAAATGTAGGTTTTCGGAATATGTTCAACATACATAGTTCTTCGAATCTATTTTACCAACGAACGccaaattttcaataaaaaaagaaaagttgATGTGGTTGAATCAACTGGGCGTGTATTTATTATGAGCCTCTTCCACCTGGTGACATATACAAACGACATTTGATGCGTTTAAAAGGATAGTtatacgataaatcaaaaaagaaaactaagaagaaaaagaaaagaaccagcttaaaatattcaaaagtttCTAATTACAGAATAAAACTTTGTTGGCTCAAACAATATGAAAACTGCTTTTATAATGGAATAATATTAATGATTTTTAAACGGAATTTCATTAAtgatttgattaataatttggtttattaaaacaatggaataaaaataaaatatacaatattATCATCACACGAAAGTGTAGCCCTAGACTTTTATTGTCAACCTcgcaaacaattgaaaataacttttaaaGTGTAGAAATGTGCAGGATTTTTTAAAAGTGGAGAAAAAATCTATtaaatcaaatactattgaacagtaGCAACCTATGGATAACTTTAGTCGAAAACATcatcattgcgccatatattttatatgggaggatgaaaaaaaaagttgtagtACCTTATCTTTGAATAGATATGGAAAGTCTTTTTCTTATTCAAGAATTTTTGTACTTTAAACTGTGATCCTTCATttatctgagaattcaaacACAAATCTAGTGCAGGAGAAAAAAGAATTATTTTGGGTTTCTGCCACCTTGGTCGGTTCGATAATTTGGCCTTCATTTGGTATTGCTTCACTCAtttctcgggtaatttttcaaaagggcgtataagcaagtgacagtttctctttaatcactctctctttcgattattgtgatgtgattaaaaagattttctttgatatcactattctgtttgaaagtcgaaagattcgggtatcatttcatgcaaagagttgagtgataaacgtggaaaccgcttggtaattaatagaagagaaagtaagcaaagagaaactgtcacttgcttataagcccttttgaaaaattaaccgagatttgcACTAGTGATACACAATATAAATGTCAATCTTGTTCGAAACGCAATCGTCAACTAACTAGAACTAAATAAGTAGTTTTATGGATTTAACAGTTTAGAAATAGTTTTATAGATTTACTTTGgaactaaaaaaattattagATACTAACGGTGTAAtatctgcggtagctttttcgaagtttttcgtttcatagttgtattcgtCGGATTTTTCCAATCTGATCTACGTCTCAACTAGACTAATCTAAATCGTTGAAACTGAAGTTGATTAGTAAAGAAAATTGACATTTCGATTTAGAGTGGTTTTAATGGTATGTATCGAGTTTTTGGAGAGCGAATCTAAACTTGCAAATATTCACATAGCATTTGGAAAGTTCACTATTCAAATGATGAATTAAAATAACTGTGAATCTCAAGGGCATGTTCAGGGGCGTTCTAGCTCTTgatgcataatttttgtaagttttgacattcaaatctggaaattataacaagaaaaactgttaACCCCGTGttgcacacttaaattttttagctgagtctcggcaaaaaaatgccgagattcgcacagccgagtaatcagcaatcatctcggcaaaaataaaataactgagcgtctcggcaccctcaaatttgacaaacgtcaaatattgccgaaatcgccagcataagatttactgtttgctcagtgaaacgttcgctgaatattcggcaatccaataaaacaaaaaaatgaaaaaaaaaaaacaaattaacgaatcatcagtaattaaaaatctagtcaattaattttgtttgtaatttctaaacattataaacacaccattcaggatcaaaaattcattttattaacacttaaaggaagcttacaaatttgttgccagtagtgcttacagcctctaccttaaaacatgtagcataataaaaagcggcgtttctgaatgcggccaccttgagtcgagctggaaatatgaaataaaaataaatatacaaaaactttcaatatttaatgatgcatacacggtattgttcaaaaaataaacttactttgatctattgaatttgtccatgcattgggttattttttcgcatatccctcaaagttttgtctcgaggactctttgagccccgtgttgggtgtttttcccttataatgtgatctgataaagtcgctttttataaagcgaaacatgtcactatatttattcaatatttttacttgcaagtggttccacgtttcttcgaagattatccattttttcactcgagaaattcatcagaaaataatcgcgcaatgcgtaGCGAAAGTGTAAcgtggcaataaatgacagctgtcgtgctgaatttcggcaacagctagcgcatattccgaaatctcggcaaacgtctctgctgatgtcggcatatctgttgtttactgataaattcagcaagcaattatgccaaatttcggcaaagtgaagcattttaccgaaatatcagtgaatgcatttaacgaagttcagaaacatgcgtattgattgctgggcaatcagcaaatttaggtgttgctgatcagtttcggcattttattatgccgagctcaagaaatggtattAAGTGTGTGCAAATATAAAAAACAGAACGGTAGCGTATGGCAGTTTTTAATGTGGCAGAAGCACGGCTCGAATAAATTACACTGAAAACTCTTGCTGGGAATTCGTTTGTTACAGTTATGGATCTCCCATAGAAAatttccagctgctgaattttctCTAAAAATACATGCTGATGTATGCAAATTTAATAATCGGAAAAATTCTTCATTCCCTACCAATCAGTAAAGTTTCAGTCTAATCTGACAAAATGGCATCCCTGGTTTTCAAAACGCTAACAGTTTCGTACTaaaattgcgcattcgtcgTGTCATTGCCCCCAGATCCCGAATGACAACTGTCAGTTGGTCACCCTGTTTGAGGAAGCTTTATTTTATTTACATTCTATATTGCCGATCAATCGATAACATTTAGTTGCTTACTAGATGGACCCCGCCCAGCCGGAAGAAAAACAGCACGATCTTCGCTTGCGTGCCACACAAACGCTGCAACTAATTGGGCTTGTTGAATCTCATCGTGTTCTTTACGATACTTCCGATAAAAACTACAACCGAAAAAAATCTAAGTCGGCAGCTTGGAAAGAAATCACCGCTTCTGTGCTGGGCATCAAACCGGACGACGTCACTCGACTCCAATCGCTGCAAATTCAACACAAGTGGAAAAGTTTACGCACTGCATACGTACGGCAGCGCAGACTTGCCAATCCCTTGgcaccgtatcgttatgcggATCTGATGAGTTTTCTCGATCCGTATCTGCGTCGGGAAGAAGCGGTGGTGCTTGAACCAAGTGGATTTTCGGCACCTTTCGAACTAGACCTAAGTGGAGATGTTTCGACCGACATCGGAACAACGAGTAAGTTTTATTTAACAGAATAGAAATGTTTAGGTTAAATTTAATCAAAACGAATTACAGCTATCAAAGACAACTGCATCGATTTTTTCGATCCGATCGAGGAAGAGCTCATCTATGACGTACAAATGGTCTCAAAACAACCGTTGGACGATCTGCCAACTCCATTGTCCTCATCTCTATCGACGAACTCGGAATCCGTCGAAAGTGTCACTTTCGCAGGCCCTGTTTCCGTAAACAACAGCAACAATGTGGATGAATTGGAAATGTTTTTCTCACAGATTAAACGGACGATTCGCAAGTTTTCAGTTAGGAAAACCATTGAACtgaaaatgcaaatttttaatcTCGTATCCCAGGCGGAATTGGATGAGCTAGATGCCACCAATAAGTAGATGAAACACGTCTTGCCTAGCACCATTGTGTATTACTAGTCACATTGATTCTTGAGATTTATCTCATGAAACATtccattttaaattttatatatttatttgaatTCTTTTAAGGTTTGTGTTCGAAGTCACTCATGTTTTCTAAgtgtaaatccaaaaaaaatcactgtatgATGCCAGAAGTGTTTGCTTTCTCAATAGTAGTGGTTGAAAAATTATAGACAGTGAACAACAGTGCCAACCAAGAGACACAGGCTGAACGAATCACGATTTCTAGTCAAGCTGAATGTAGAAAATCTAGTCAAGCAGAAAGCTAAATGTCAAACAGAAAATCACCATTTTCAagcatttgtgttttttttactcCAATAAATGTACTTAATTAACAACTCATATTTTACTTGCTTTGTGTTTTGTTAGTGCGAAACAAATGTTTCCAAGTGTTCTAATGTAGTACtagaaaaaagaccgcatagaaGACGAAAAGTTGTAATTTTGTAGAggaattgtaccaatagtcatctcattagttgaGTTAGCAAATTATTTGGTTTATTACTCGGCCTACAATCAATGGAAAATCCGTTGTGATCGATCGATgatcatttttttaataaccGAACACACAGTCTTCTTCTTTTCTGGttagcgtcacctcacttgagacgacgccgatttgatggcacagcaactaaggctatattgccagttaatttttcaatggactttcttttcactggactacaagcgaaaatcttgctgtgtggctgcgtcgaatcgtcaaagtacggatgaaaatcctttccttcttgcgaaatactcgaattttctccggactaacacgatgtaagggttgatttttgaaaaactatcAGAAACCAGTGGTCCGCGATTGAAATAATTCTAATTTCATAGCACAAATTGTTTCGAATGAGAACATGCTCTTAGCACACACAATAACCGGGATTTTAGTTACAATAAACCGGTTCCTACTAAGCGCACAAGACTGTTATGGAAACATGTTGCGTTGTTATATGTGTCGCCTTCGACACATCAGTGCTTAGCAGCATGCCACtcggcagttcaacataaaccgaagAACATGAGAAACatcccaagcaaccagaagttccacaattacttaaaaagtccactttcttgctgcttaaaagtacacgcggaacatttgagaactttaaagtacagatcaagttccgcgtcTAGCCCACTCGGCAACGGCGACGGTGTAGCAGCGTTCGGTATTGTTGGCAGTCTACTAATTTCAGCTGTCAAGTCTGAAACATCGGGTATCGTATGAGCTTCACGATTTAACAGCTCTCTTCGTGCAGGAACTTCTCCAGGTGAAATATCTGGAACACGACCTGTGCCTTCCTGGGCTTTAAGTGGATGCTGCGAGCAGGATGACGATTGATCGATTGGCAGCGTATTAGGTTCCTTACGCGGCTTCAAGTGAACCAGTGAGCGACGATAATTATTTCCACCTACATTCACTGTATACGAGCGCTCGTTGAAACGGTTAGTGATTCTCCCTTTTGACCATATTTTGGATGCTTCCGGATTCAATTGCACGTAGACAGGAGAACCAATCTGTAGCTCAGGTAATGCTCGTGCTTTTCTGTCGTAGTTTAGCTTTGTGCGCTTACGATTTGCCTCTATTTTAGTTGGTACATCTTCTTCTACCTTTGGTACCAAATTAGTTGCAGCTGTTGGAAGCTGTTTTGTGAAGCGAGACAACAACCGAGATGCTGGACTGGAGCCAATGTTATTGGGGATATTTCTCCAGAGCAACAACGAGAACCAAAAGTCGTTGCCACTTTCTTCTGCTTTCTTCATGAGTTGGTTGGCTATTTTCTCTGCTGCTTCAGCTTTTCCGTTGCATTGCTGATGATGCGGCGCTGATGTAACGTGCTCGAAGTCCCACTCTTTCGAAAAAATAACCATCTTATTATTGACAAAATTTGTCCCATTATCAGTTATTACTCTTTGAGGTACTCCAAATCGCGAGAAGTTTTCTTTGCAAGCGTTGATAACTGATTCGGGGCTTAAGTCCTTTAGAAAATTCACTTCAAAGTAATGATCGACGctgataaaaaatttactcttttaCCTCTTTGTTCTGCAAAAAAGACGTCCATTGATATCAGCTGAAAGGGGTGCACCGGTATCTCGTGGCTTTTCATTGGTGGATTCTGCTGATATGCGATGCCATACCTGGCCAAAAAAGGTTAGCTCTAGCGAGTCGCAAAGTAGCTTCGATGCCGTTATGGCTTGCATGACAGCAATCAATCAACATTCTGCGCAAAGAATGAGGTACTACGATGCGATCGTTGCGAAAAACCAGTGAGTCCTGAGTAGACAGCTCATTCCGATAGTTGAAGTATAGCTTCGCTATGTCCGGAGCCTGGTCGACGGTTTTAGGCCACCCATGTTGAATGTACTTGATGATTAGTTGCATATGTTGGTCTCTTTCAGTTTCTCTCATTATTTCGTTTAATTTCAAACTAGACACACTCAAGAAGTTGGTGAGTTTTAATCCCTGGATATCCTCGAAAATAGTGAAGATGTCAAGCTTCTTATATTCGTCTTGTGTATCTGAGGTTCGAAGTGGAGCTCGTGACAACGCGTCAGCAACAACATTTTCCTTGCCGGTAACGAACTCGATTGAAAGATTGTACCGCTGCAGATTTAGCAACATGTGTTGCAACCGACGAGGTGCTGAGAGGAGAGGTTTGTTAAACACACTAATGAGAGGCTTATGATCAGTTCTCACTGTCGCTTTCGGGTTACCCACTATTAATTGGTCAAATCTGATGCACGCAAATAGTATCGCTAGTAGCTCCTTCTCGATTTGCGCATAATTTTTTTAGTAACTGTAAGTGTTCTGGACGCGTACCCGACTATTCCATTCTTCTGGTACACTACAACTCCAAGTCCAATGCTACTTGCATCACACTCGATAGTTAATGGTTCGTTGACATCATAGTATCGCAGTGTTTTAATATTCGAAACTATGGATTTCACTCTATTGAACTCTTCTTCTTCGATAGATGACCATTGCCATGGAACTGATTTTAGAATCAATTTGCGTAGATTAGTCAAACTGGCACTGAAGTTACTGATGAAACGGCCTAAATATGTTACCATTCCCACAAATCTATGTACTTCTTTGTGGTTTAGTGGTCGTGGGAAATCACGTATTGCCGCAATTTTGTTTTCATCTGGCTTCAGACCTTCATCGGTAAGAATATGACCATAAAAATTCACTGAACGTTCACATAACTTTAGTTTcgcaatattcaatttgacattattGAGCTTCAAACGACATAGTAGTTTCTCCAAGCAAATGTTGTGATCCATCAATGCTTGCTCCAACGTATCACCGGCTCCATAAACGAGCAAATCATCTGCAATACATTCGACACCTTTTAAGTCTTGAATCACCTCTTGCAACTTGATTTGGAAGATTTCAGGAGCAGGTGCGACACCAAATGGAAGGCGTATCCAACGGTATCGTCCAAAAGGTGTCCAGAATGTGGTGAGTTTACTGGAAGCCTCATCCAACACAACGTGCCAGAACCCGTTTTTCGTATCTATGGTGGTGAACACTTTTGCCTTGCCTAACTCGGGTAGTACTTCGTCCAACGTAATAAACTGTAGGTTGGGACGCTTTAATGCTTTATTGAGCAAAACGGGATCCAAGCAGATACGAAATTTGGAACCGGGTCCTCCCCGCTGTACAATAACTATATTGCTAACCTACTCGGTGTGTTTAGTTTCCTTGACAATGATTCTTTCTTGTTCAAGCTTATCCAACTCTTTTTTCAGTTTGCTTCGCAATGCGATGGGCACTCGTCGAGGTGTTTGAATCGATGGAATAATGCAGTCGTCTACTTCCAAAGAAACTGTGCCGGGAAATTTCCCGTAACCAGAAAACAGCAGTTGGTGACTGTCGATAATCTCTTTAGCCTTTACGCGATAGATATTGAACAGTTGTTCTGTGCTCTGGCTTGATTTCGTCGATGTCATTGATTCTCCGAAGCTAACTGCATTACAAAACTTCACTAGACCAAGTTCACGAGAAGCTCTGGCGGAAAGCAATGGACGATGATCTACATCCACAACTTGAAGTATCAGTAGGAATCTCTTCTCCAACCGTCGACATGGTATTTTTACTTGACCCAGTACCTTGATGGGGTTACCACCAAAGCTTTGGAGTTGTAACTTCGATGGAAGCAATGGTGGTGGATTCTTCTGACCTGACAATTTGATAAGATAATCATGTCCTATCAGACTAGTGTTTGGCCCTGTATCAAGTTCGCAAATCACTTTTCTCCACTTATCATTGAACTTCAAGTTCAGTTCGGCCAAAACACTTCCCACGGTAGAAGAATTATCGTAGATTTTTCCTATTTCATATTCCTCTTCTTCTGATGAAGAATCACTTTCGGAATCCTCCTCGAATTCATCGTTTTCCTTTACTTCTTTAATGCgactcgacttccggttttttgcgTTTCTCGTTGCCTTGCATACTTTTTCGAAATGGTTCTTTATTTTGCAGCGATGACAACGTTTACCGAATGCTGGACAGATTCCTTTGGCAAATTCATGAATGCCACCGCAGAATTTGCAACGAAGTGATTTGTTCTTTAGGTATCCGACTTTAGGTAGGTATGCTGACTTTATTTACATCTGACGGTGACGATACTCCAAGATCGAAAGAACATTTAGTTGCAATTTGTTCGGCACGACACAGATCGATGGCTTTCTCCAGATAAATTTCCGGAATAGTAAGCATTTTGGTTCGCAATTGCGGCCTGCTAACGGTGAAGGCTGCGGAACAGGAACATTTATGGGCTTTGGTTGAAGCTCCGGTTGATTTCTGCTTTGTGCTGACGTTGTTATAGCACTCATTAGTTGCGTAACTAAATTTGTCTGATGTTCCAAGAACATTCGGAATTGATTTGGATCCATATTGATGAGGATAACCACTTCACAAAATTTTAAAGTTCAGTTTTCACTTTTTTTACAAGATGGCTACCGACACTACGCCACCTTTTCTCgtcgaaagagaaagtttaCTAAATTTTTTCCGCGATTTCACTCAATGACGCCGAAAAATATTCTCAGAAGCACGCGACTACTTCTGACACCATGTTTTGTTTCtaacttttattttaaacaacttatatttattatgaacaaacgaTGTGAACACGGTGAGGATACGCTTAACACTGAATGCTGAAGAGAAAAAGCACAGCTTGATTTAGCGGGAAAATATGTGATAATGTGTAAGTAAGCAAGGGGTCAAACAATACTACAACAgctattgattaactttgagagctgcttaagccaaatcagtcccttttatccgaacttttggttagttgggataTCAAGGTGtaccgaattattattatttttttttttattttttttttaaattctggtTCTGATGCAGAATCTATGCGTGGACAGGGAACCGGACATGAATTtaccatattactgcttcaggCTCAGTAATATGGTAAGAGCAGTTCTTGGATCTAGATCTCAATTTGGACTTGGATCAGTCCTATGGTAAGTACATGTCCGGCTAATCTTTCGCACTCAAGGTAAAAGCACTCAACAGCATTTAACAGCAAAGAACGATTCTTTTTATTTgtgttcacgtcatccggttatgtctctaacattacctatccgtctttttgcctttctcatataaaaaggctatgcaatcgctttgaaacccgactttacaaccgagacccagagggccgagtgtcatataccatccgactcagttcgtcacgaatgtctgtgtgtgaaacgaatgtctgtgtgttgaaatttcatttgtatccaacttgcggttccggaaataaaaggaaatatatgcaaatttattaaaaaatgcacactcaattttctcggaaatttcttagccgatttacacaaactaagatgcaaataaaattcttaaaaaagttcatccagatccgacttcctgttccggtattacagtgcgattagtgaaaattttcaattttatgagtttttttcacaagtggtggcgaaacgaggtgcacatttttatacaacttactgctaaattcacctagttggtagatcttgttagtgaatatttaaaactatactttgggactactagtccccgatttccgcttccgaaagcaccgataatagtgaagaaaatgttcgaaaacggaactcacctcaatttctcagcaacggtttagccgattttcatgaatcatgattcaaattgaagctctcattgtctataAATATACTACTactatcacattaaaatttatattattaagttgaaaaaatgtcgttttctgattcttttattcaatttgtacctacttgttagtgttattacaagatcatgataacgatgctaaaagaaaatacaaataataatacccttaagtcccatacaaacgaatcgccaatgtttggttcacagcatgaacaagtaagcctagcaaatatctccctttcgttgcgatagtgtgaaaatgagaaaggagatcgtttctggcaacgctttatgctagttgctacgatgcaaaacaaacttgtttgtttatcgttactgtattaaactgcaacaatcagtctaaatatcgccgGCTAATAAACCGAGAAGCTTTCGAAATGGTGAGATGTTGCTTAGTAGAGGGATGTGACACACGAACAGGGTCGTCCGAAATTTCGCTCCATAGTTTTCCTAAATATTTgctaaaagtacacttattgcagtttaagcaatcacttgaaaaattgacttgtGAAAATtagcccagagggctaagtgttctatatcattcgacacagttcatcgagctgagcaatgtatgtgtctgagcgcgtgtgtgtgtgtttgagtatgtgtcaaatattgtaactcataaaataaaaaatctcgcagtcccacaggttgctattgaatttcacaccgtcatttagagcgacgatgcaaaaaagggtaaaattcatctagatttggcttaaaactgattcaatttgtaggctatattagttacttactaaacgaaccggcttcggctatactggttccagaagtaccgaaaatagtggtcaacagatttaaaacggaactcactcaattttctcagaaatgatttgatcgatttccacaaaacacgctcaaataaaagttcttatagtctcataggttgctgttttatttcatccgaatccgacttccggttccagaactatacggAAAAGTGTGTttgatcatttagtgcgacgatacaaaataaagtaaaattcttattaacttgacataactgtttacaaattgaaaaggttatgctagtttatagccaaagaaagtttcttattttattcaagattgagaaCAAAATTCttaacagaatcttctagtgatattttcaataatacatataagtaatatgagaaaggaatcattacaccactaggtggattaaaaaaggttttatttATACTGTTGGACTGAATTGTATGAACAATTGTTAGCCCAGTTAGTAGTTCTCGGGAATGGCGATATTTTTCATGTGTTTGATCTAAATTTAGTCTCATCTTTTTTGTAAGAGACGTCTTCGCGTTTGTtccttttagttttttagttactAGATTGGCCATGTTATTTTGTGGATTACTCATCTATCAATAAAAGAATTGTGATAAATCGAATTGTTTTCTGCGATGCGTTTAATCGCATCCCAGTATAGTTAGAACAGTTCCAATGATAGAAGAAATTTcggaacagagatgccagatctgcagatttgtctgtatatCTGCAGATTTCTAAAATAAGCTGCAGAGAAGTTTTAATTGTCGACTTATGTGAATCGTGATTTTGCAGACATCTGTCTggatgtttgaaattttcaccggCATCTGTGGTTCGGAGGCAAGTTCAAGCCCTGTTTCTGAACAATTTTTTGTTTGCAATACCATCTCATCACCAGGGATgtaaggttcacagattaatctgtgattttgaattttctgcacagattttaaaaatgacacagattttcacagatttctgcaaatgatgacagattttcacagattcttgaataaatcacagattttcacagatttttggaaatcgaagaaagtttagcaccaaaaagtacagagcggtagAGGCAAAaggtattttttatttatttattttttgctcactaaattgaATTCGATCTTCAAAAATGGTACGGAAAATGAGTAGTGagacctgtttttttttgctcaccaaat
This genomic window contains:
- the LOC131431002 gene encoding uncharacterized protein LOC131431002, giving the protein MDPAQPEEKQHDLRLRATQTLQLIGLVESHRVLYDTSDKNYNRKKSKSAAWKEITASVLGIKPDDVTRLQSLQIQHKWKSLRTAYVRQRRLANPLAPYRYADLMSFLDPYLRREEAVVLEPSGFSAPFELDLSGDVSTDIGTTTIKDNCIDFFDPIEEELIYDVQMVSKQPLDDLPTPLSSSLSTNSESVESVTFAGPVSVNNSNNVDELEMFFSQIKRTIRKFSVRKTIELKMQIFNLVSQAELDELDATNK